One window of the Runella slithyformis DSM 19594 genome contains the following:
- a CDS encoding signal transduction histidine kinase, with amino-acid sequence MPGPIEQNAQYFLDLIKKSKRGKFKVYIGMSAGVGKTYRMLQEAHTLLRNGVDIKIGSVETHRRADTHALLEGLPLIPHRTVFYRGKELEEMDLQAILNLHPEVVIVDELAHSNIQGSKNEKRWQDVIDILDAGINVISAVNIQHLESLNEDVFRITGIEVKETVPDSLLQQADEVVNIDLTAAELITRLKEGKIYDHTKIETALSNFFKADKILQLRELALKEVASQVERKVELEVPGNTTFRAERFVACISSNHEIAKKILRKTARLASYYQGKWYVLYVQTSGEDTDKIGLATQRHLINNFKLATELGAEVIRVKSNEVAQTIFDTAQKHSITTVCIGKPHGNFWKNLTGNSLFFRLLRKVSDTDIDLVVIS; translated from the coding sequence ATGCCCGGACCAATCGAACAAAACGCCCAATATTTCCTCGATTTGATCAAAAAATCAAAGCGGGGAAAATTTAAAGTTTATATTGGTATGAGTGCGGGCGTGGGCAAAACGTACCGAATGTTGCAGGAAGCGCACACCCTTCTTCGCAATGGGGTGGATATTAAGATCGGTTCTGTCGAAACCCACCGCCGTGCCGATACGCACGCGTTGCTGGAAGGCTTACCGCTTATTCCGCACCGGACGGTTTTTTATCGGGGAAAAGAACTGGAAGAAATGGATTTACAGGCCATTTTGAACCTTCATCCGGAAGTGGTGATTGTGGACGAACTGGCGCACAGCAACATTCAGGGTTCTAAAAATGAGAAACGGTGGCAGGATGTGATTGACATTTTGGATGCGGGAATCAATGTAATTTCAGCCGTCAATATTCAGCACCTGGAAAGCCTCAACGAGGACGTTTTTCGAATTACGGGTATCGAAGTTAAAGAAACAGTGCCCGACAGCTTATTGCAGCAAGCCGATGAAGTGGTCAACATTGACCTTACTGCGGCTGAGCTGATTACCCGTCTGAAAGAAGGGAAAATCTATGACCATACAAAGATCGAAACGGCGCTTTCTAATTTTTTCAAGGCGGACAAAATCTTACAGCTTCGCGAATTGGCACTGAAAGAGGTGGCGTCCCAGGTAGAACGAAAAGTGGAACTGGAAGTACCCGGAAATACAACGTTCAGAGCAGAACGATTTGTAGCCTGCATCAGCTCTAACCATGAAATTGCAAAAAAAATCCTGCGAAAGACTGCCCGTTTGGCAAGTTATTATCAAGGAAAATGGTATGTACTTTATGTTCAAACTTCGGGAGAAGATACCGACAAAATCGGATTGGCCACCCAGCGCCATTTGATCAACAATTTTAAATTGGCCACCGAACTGGGCGCGGAAGTCATCAGAGTGAAGAGCAATGAAGTGGCGCAAACCATTTTTGATACGGCTCAAAAGCACAGCATTACCACCGTTTGCATCGGCAAACCGCACGGCAATTTTTGGAAAAATCTTACAGGTAATTCACTGTTTTTTAGACTGCTACGAAAAGTTTCCGATACAGACATTGATTTAGTAGTAATAAGTTAA
- a CDS encoding porin — protein MKTLVNTALVCVLSTPLLAQIADSTAKITVSGYVEAYYSYDFNQPVTNDRPSFVYSHNRHNEFNVNLGFIKASYAGERVRGNLALMAGTYTNANLAAEPAALRNVFEANVGVKLSKTKNVWLDAGVFASHIGFESAISKDCRTLTRSLMADNTPYYETGAKIGYTSDNGKWFLSGLVLNGWQQMRRADGNTRLALGTQITFTPTGRVTLNSSTYAGSRTDNSNRTRFFHNLYGTFQLTEKLGLIADFDYGMDQRLPGSSTYDDWTSWAAILTYQLSSKVGIAGRVEIYTDQKGLMIATTTPNGFRANGYSVNFDYALISNAVWRIEARRLNGQDAVFEKNGQPTNNNFTLTASLAVSF, from the coding sequence ATGAAAACGTTAGTAAACACCGCATTAGTGTGTGTGCTGAGCACACCTCTATTGGCTCAAATCGCAGATTCTACGGCAAAAATTACCGTAAGCGGCTATGTAGAAGCCTATTACAGCTATGATTTCAATCAACCAGTTACCAACGACCGTCCGTCGTTTGTGTACAGTCATAATCGTCATAACGAATTCAATGTCAATTTGGGCTTTATCAAAGCTTCCTATGCGGGGGAGCGCGTTCGAGGAAATTTAGCGCTCATGGCCGGCACGTATACCAATGCAAATCTGGCCGCCGAACCTGCTGCGTTGCGAAATGTATTTGAGGCCAATGTCGGCGTTAAACTGTCGAAAACGAAGAATGTATGGCTGGATGCGGGCGTTTTTGCCTCACACATCGGTTTTGAGAGCGCTATTTCAAAAGATTGCCGGACACTTACCCGCAGCCTGATGGCCGACAATACGCCTTATTACGAAACAGGAGCCAAAATCGGTTACACCTCTGACAATGGAAAATGGTTTTTGTCGGGTTTGGTGCTTAACGGTTGGCAACAAATGCGGCGTGCCGACGGCAACACACGGTTGGCATTGGGCACTCAAATCACCTTTACACCTACCGGCAGAGTTACCCTGAACTCAAGTACTTATGCAGGCAGTCGGACTGACAATTCTAATCGTACTCGTTTTTTTCACAACCTTTACGGTACGTTTCAATTAACGGAAAAACTGGGATTGATTGCGGATTTTGATTATGGAATGGACCAACGGCTACCGGGCTCTTCGACATACGATGACTGGACAAGTTGGGCAGCTATTCTAACATACCAATTGAGTTCTAAAGTGGGCATTGCGGGGCGTGTTGAAATTTATACCGACCAAAAAGGATTAATGATTGCCACCACGACGCCGAACGGGTTTCGCGCCAATGGGTATTCCGTTAATTTTGATTATGCTCTGATTTCTAATGCGGTATGGCGCATTGAAGCCCGTCGACTTAACGGTCAGGATGCTGTTTTTGAAAAAAACGGTCAACCGACAAACAACAATTTTACACTGACTGCTTCTCTTGCCGTCTCATTTTAA
- a CDS encoding K(+)-transporting ATPase subunit C encodes MKTHIVPAILMTLATFVLLVVIYPLIVWGFAQFAPEKGRGETVSANGKVVGFARVGQKFTADNYFWSRPSAVEYNAAGSSGSNKGPSNPDYLAQVQARIDTFLVHNPTVPKSAIPSELVTASGSGLDPDLSPQGAEVQVARIAKVRNLPEDKVKELVKTHTEGPFLGLFGPSKVNILALNIALDQLK; translated from the coding sequence ATGAAAACACACATTGTTCCCGCCATACTGATGACCCTCGCTACGTTTGTATTGTTAGTGGTCATCTACCCCCTGATTGTGTGGGGATTCGCCCAATTTGCTCCCGAAAAGGGTCGCGGAGAGACCGTTTCTGCCAATGGCAAAGTTGTCGGTTTTGCCAGAGTCGGGCAGAAATTTACGGCTGACAATTACTTTTGGTCGCGCCCGTCGGCGGTAGAATACAACGCGGCCGGCTCGAGCGGCTCTAATAAAGGCCCTTCCAACCCGGATTATTTAGCGCAGGTACAGGCTCGAATTGATACGTTTTTGGTACACAACCCAACCGTCCCAAAATCTGCCATTCCTTCTGAACTTGTCACCGCTTCGGGTAGCGGTTTGGATCCTGATTTATCGCCGCAAGGTGCTGAAGTTCAGGTAGCCCGAATTGCGAAGGTCAGAAACTTACCCGAAGATAAAGTCAAAGAGTTGGTTAAAACTCATACCGAAGGGCCCTTTTTAGGCTTGTTCGGGCCTTCCAAAGTCAATATTTTAGCGCTTAATATTGCGTTAGACCAATTGAAGTAA
- the kdpB gene encoding potassium-transporting ATPase subunit KdpB produces the protein MKRSQSASLFQGGMAKTALFESFVKLNPAVMYRNPVMFTVEIGTVVMLIVCLQIAFDGDTTQGSLAYNIVIFSVLFLTLLFANFAEALAEARGKAQADSLRKTREETPAKVIRTLGRLKVNELQIIPSSQLEKGDIFVCEAGDIIPTDGEIIEGLATIDESAITGESAPVIREAGGDKSSVTGGTKVLSDHIKVKVTTQPGESFLDKMIALVEGASRQKTPNEIALTILLAGFTLIFVIVCVTLKPFADYANTPIAISAFISLFVCLIPTTIGGLLSAIGIAGMDRALRANVITKSGKAVETAGDIDTLLLDKTGTITIGNRKATHFWPTDGVSDERFITSALYSSLADETPEGKSILELGQQKGQKLPVMPERAEMIQFTAETRSSGVNFPNNARIRKGAQDSIRVMVERAGNEFPKDTSERVREIATNGGTPLVVSENDNVLGVIELQDVIKPGIQERFERLRKMGVKTVMVTGDNPLTAKYIANVAGVDDFIAEAKPEDKMNYIKAEQANGKLVAMMGDGTNDAPALAQADVGVAMNSGTQAAKEAGNMVDLDNDPTKLIEIVEIGKQLLMTRGTLTTFSIANDVAKYFAIVPALFMTSIPALQSLNIMRLTSPESAILSAVIFNAIIIPMLIPLALKGVAYKPIGASALLRRNLLIYGLGGLIVPFIGIKLIDLVVGSLF, from the coding sequence ATGAAACGTTCTCAATCCGCCTCTCTCTTTCAGGGAGGTATGGCAAAAACCGCTCTGTTCGAGTCGTTTGTCAAATTAAATCCTGCGGTGATGTACCGTAACCCCGTTATGTTTACGGTCGAGATCGGAACAGTGGTGATGTTGATTGTGTGCCTCCAAATTGCTTTTGACGGCGACACTACCCAAGGGAGTTTAGCCTACAACATCGTGATTTTCTCAGTGCTGTTTCTGACTTTACTATTTGCCAACTTTGCCGAAGCATTAGCCGAAGCACGCGGCAAAGCCCAAGCTGACAGCCTTCGAAAAACTCGCGAAGAAACCCCCGCCAAAGTCATTCGAACACTCGGTCGCCTGAAAGTCAACGAGCTTCAAATCATTCCTTCTTCCCAACTTGAAAAAGGCGACATATTTGTCTGCGAAGCAGGAGATATTATTCCCACCGACGGCGAAATCATCGAAGGCTTAGCGACCATTGACGAGTCGGCCATCACGGGAGAATCTGCGCCCGTGATTCGCGAAGCAGGCGGGGATAAATCGTCGGTAACGGGTGGAACTAAAGTGCTTTCCGATCATATTAAAGTCAAAGTAACGACCCAACCCGGCGAGAGTTTTCTGGATAAAATGATTGCCTTGGTGGAAGGTGCTTCGCGTCAGAAAACACCGAATGAAATCGCTTTAACGATTTTACTGGCAGGCTTTACCCTCATCTTCGTCATCGTCTGCGTCACACTCAAACCGTTTGCTGATTATGCCAACACTCCCATTGCCATTTCGGCTTTCATTTCGCTTTTTGTCTGTTTGATTCCAACGACCATTGGCGGATTGCTTTCTGCCATCGGGATTGCGGGAATGGACCGAGCCTTACGGGCCAACGTGATTACCAAATCCGGAAAAGCCGTTGAAACAGCCGGCGATATTGATACCCTGCTTTTGGACAAAACCGGAACCATCACCATCGGCAACCGCAAAGCCACCCATTTTTGGCCCACAGACGGAGTGAGTGATGAACGATTTATTACATCAGCGCTGTATTCGTCGTTGGCCGATGAAACTCCCGAAGGAAAATCAATTCTTGAGTTGGGGCAGCAAAAAGGGCAAAAACTACCTGTTATGCCCGAACGCGCCGAAATGATACAATTCACCGCCGAAACTCGTTCCTCAGGAGTCAATTTCCCCAATAATGCCCGTATTCGGAAAGGAGCGCAGGATTCTATTCGGGTAATGGTCGAAAGAGCAGGCAATGAATTTCCGAAGGATACCAGCGAAAGAGTGCGCGAAATTGCCACGAATGGCGGAACTCCATTAGTAGTTTCCGAAAACGACAACGTACTGGGAGTCATTGAATTACAGGACGTGATCAAACCCGGCATTCAGGAACGTTTTGAACGCCTGCGTAAAATGGGCGTCAAAACGGTGATGGTCACGGGCGATAATCCGCTTACTGCGAAATACATTGCCAACGTAGCGGGAGTAGATGATTTTATTGCCGAAGCCAAGCCCGAAGACAAAATGAACTACATCAAAGCCGAGCAGGCCAACGGCAAACTCGTCGCCATGATGGGCGACGGCACCAACGATGCGCCCGCCTTAGCCCAAGCCGATGTAGGCGTGGCCATGAACAGTGGAACACAGGCTGCCAAAGAAGCGGGCAACATGGTGGATTTGGACAATGACCCGACCAAACTCATTGAAATCGTGGAAATTGGTAAGCAGTTGTTGATGACGCGCGGTACACTCACTACCTTCTCCATTGCCAACGACGTCGCCAAGTACTTCGCCATCGTCCCCGCCTTGTTTATGACTTCCATCCCTGCCTTGCAATCACTCAATATTATGCGTTTAACCAGTCCTGAAAGTGCGATTTTATCGGCCGTGATTTTTAACGCGATCATCATCCCGATGTTGATTCCGCTGGCACTGAAAGGCGTGGCTTACAAGCCCATTGGGGCAAGTGCCCTGTTGCGCCGCAACCTGTTGATTTATGGCTTGGGCGGTCTGATTGTGCCTTTTATCGGCATCAAACTCATTGATTTGGTAGTGGGAAGCCTGTTTTAA
- a CDS encoding toxin-antitoxin system TumE family protein has protein sequence MPLPDLAAFDAIITKSILIKELITPRIPILRYKVELVTGSILYAKEVTFFEETKIDYAYQWQRPDASLILRWDNAHDYPNLSTSPFHKHVGSETNVLPSEPMTIEKVLAYISLQISAT, from the coding sequence ATGCCCTTACCTGATTTAGCAGCTTTTGATGCGATTATCACAAAATCCATTTTAATCAAAGAACTTATCACTCCACGCATTCCTATTTTAAGATATAAGGTTGAATTGGTTACCGGCAGCATTTTATATGCCAAAGAGGTAACTTTTTTTGAAGAAACTAAAATAGACTACGCTTATCAGTGGCAAAGGCCTGATGCCTCCTTGATTCTCCGTTGGGATAATGCCCATGATTACCCCAATCTTTCAACTTCTCCTTTTCATAAACACGTAGGTTCCGAAACCAATGTGTTACCCTCCGAGCCAATGACCATTGAAAAAGTGTTGGCCTATATCTCCCTTCAAATCAGCGCAACGTAA
- the kdpA gene encoding potassium-transporting ATPase subunit KdpA, with amino-acid sequence MLQEILGIVLLFVLTVLLALPLGRYIAKVYLGQPTWLDFMSPLEHFIYKVCRINPKKEMTWQEHLTALLTINFLWFFWMMFILMNQGWLPLNPDGNPSMSPDLAFNTAVSFLVNCNLQHYSGETGVTYFSQLAGLMFMQFVTAGTGMAAAAIVFKAMKPHPSPPLKGGSFYISLSLTGERFGVGLGNFYHYFLKSCTRILLPISLISAIILVFNGTPMNWEGKANIVTVQGDSVQVSRGPAAALIAIKQAGTNGGGYYGVNSAHPLENPNYLTNIVENILIILIPIAFVFALGFYLNRKKLAWMIFGVMTIGFLLLLSVSVYFEMQGNPALHKMGIRQTLGSMEGKEIRFGSAASAFWGITTTTTSNGSVNAMHDSMTPLSGAMQMIDMMINALYGGVGVGFLNFYVFIIISVFISGLMVGRTPEFLGKKIEAKEMKIATIIALLHTFLILAFTALSSYVFTQDPSIGWLNNPGFHGFSEMLYEYTSSSANNGSGFEGLGDNNPFWNITCGIVLILSRYLPIIGPVAIAGILANKKYIPESAGTLQTDTATFGFMVFAVIFIIAALSFFPALALGPLAEFFTLR; translated from the coding sequence ATGTTACAGGAAATTCTCGGTATCGTTTTACTATTTGTCCTCACGGTTTTGTTAGCACTGCCATTGGGACGCTACATCGCCAAGGTCTATTTAGGACAACCTACGTGGCTGGACTTTATGTCGCCACTTGAACACTTTATCTACAAAGTGTGTCGTATCAATCCTAAAAAGGAAATGACGTGGCAGGAACACTTGACAGCCCTTTTAACCATTAATTTTTTATGGTTTTTCTGGATGATGTTCATTCTGATGAATCAGGGATGGCTTCCGCTCAACCCTGACGGGAATCCTTCCATGAGCCCTGATTTAGCCTTTAATACTGCTGTTTCCTTTTTGGTAAACTGTAATTTACAGCACTATTCCGGCGAAACGGGTGTGACGTATTTTTCGCAGTTGGCGGGATTGATGTTTATGCAATTCGTGACCGCAGGAACGGGTATGGCCGCCGCGGCGATTGTGTTTAAGGCCATGAAACCCCACCCCAGCCCTCCCCTGAAGGGAGGGAGTTTTTATATAAGCCTCTCCCTCACAGGGGAGAGGTTTGGAGTGGGGTTAGGCAATTTTTACCACTATTTCCTCAAATCATGCACCCGTATTTTGTTGCCCATTTCGCTGATATCAGCCATCATTTTGGTCTTCAACGGTACACCCATGAACTGGGAAGGAAAAGCCAATATCGTTACGGTACAGGGAGATTCGGTACAGGTATCTCGCGGACCGGCAGCGGCTCTGATCGCCATCAAACAGGCAGGAACCAACGGTGGGGGGTATTATGGTGTCAACTCAGCGCACCCGCTGGAGAATCCCAACTACCTGACCAACATCGTCGAAAACATCCTTATCATTCTGATTCCCATTGCCTTTGTGTTTGCCTTGGGCTTTTATCTGAATCGAAAAAAACTCGCCTGGATGATTTTTGGGGTCATGACTATTGGCTTTTTATTACTCTTGAGTGTCTCCGTGTATTTTGAAATGCAGGGAAATCCCGCCCTTCATAAAATGGGTATCCGCCAAACACTTGGCAGTATGGAAGGAAAGGAAATCCGCTTCGGTTCAGCGGCGTCGGCCTTCTGGGGTATCACGACCACAACCACTTCCAATGGCTCGGTCAACGCCATGCACGACAGTATGACGCCACTTTCGGGCGCCATGCAAATGATTGATATGATGATCAATGCGCTTTATGGGGGCGTAGGCGTTGGTTTTCTGAACTTCTACGTTTTCATCATTATTTCCGTATTTATTTCGGGGCTGATGGTGGGAAGAACGCCCGAATTTTTGGGCAAAAAGATTGAAGCCAAAGAGATGAAAATTGCCACGATTATCGCGTTGCTGCACACATTTTTGATTCTGGCGTTTACGGCGCTTTCAAGTTATGTATTTACCCAAGACCCAAGCATTGGCTGGCTTAACAACCCCGGCTTTCATGGCTTTTCAGAAATGTTGTATGAATATACCTCCTCATCCGCCAACAACGGTTCAGGTTTTGAAGGCTTAGGCGACAACAATCCTTTTTGGAACATTACCTGCGGTATTGTGCTGATTCTGAGCCGTTATCTGCCTATTATCGGGCCGGTGGCGATCGCGGGTATTTTGGCAAATAAGAAGTACATCCCCGAATCGGCGGGAACGCTTCAAACTGACACGGCTACGTTTGGCTTTATGGTATTTGCCGTGATTTTTATCATCGCCGCGCTGTCTTTTTTCCCCGCATTGGCGCTGGGGCCGTTGGCGGAGTTTTTTACGTTGCGCTGA
- the kdpF gene encoding K(+)-transporting ATPase subunit F yields the protein MFTVLFILSLAVFCYLVYVLLKPEKF from the coding sequence ATGTTCACTGTTCTGTTCATCCTCTCATTGGCTGTGTTTTGCTACTTGGTGTACGTTTTACTCAAGCCTGAAAAATTTTAG
- a CDS encoding sigma-54-dependent transcriptional regulator produces MPNLLLIDDEIKLRGLLKRILELEGYHVSVADNAHSAFNILEKQDIQVVVCDVKLPDAHGVELTQRLKTQFPLIEVILLTAYGTIADGVKAVQNGAFDYLTKGDDNDRIVPLVARAVEKAELQQKVKRLEEKVSQKFGFRSIIGHSKPLQEAIALAQKVAVTDTTVLLLGETGTGKEVFAQAIHQESPRRDKPFVALNCSAFSREILESELFGHRTGAFTGALKDKKGLMEEAHGGTLFLDEIGEMSPDLQAKLLRVLETNTFYKVGDTKPTQVNVRFIAATNRDLQKEAEGLHFRLDLYYRLSVFEIKLPSLRQRPEDIPLLAAHFVQIYAAKMNRSVPKPSAAFLEKLQHSTWKGNIRELKNVIERAVILSNHSELTDQELPFEMQFGTAIPVQGVATLAEIEKQHIQRMLQHTQGNKTETARLLGIGLTTLYRKIEEYDL; encoded by the coding sequence ATGCCAAACCTCCTCCTCATCGACGATGAAATCAAACTCCGCGGACTGCTCAAACGCATTCTGGAGTTGGAAGGGTATCATGTGAGCGTGGCCGACAATGCACATTCCGCTTTTAACATTCTGGAAAAACAGGACATTCAGGTAGTTGTGTGCGACGTCAAACTTCCTGATGCCCATGGTGTAGAACTGACCCAACGTCTTAAAACGCAATTCCCCCTTATTGAAGTTATTCTGCTGACAGCCTACGGCACCATTGCCGATGGCGTAAAAGCAGTACAAAACGGAGCGTTCGACTACCTTACCAAAGGCGATGACAACGACCGCATTGTACCGTTGGTGGCACGAGCCGTAGAAAAAGCCGAGTTGCAACAAAAAGTCAAGCGTTTGGAGGAGAAAGTTAGCCAAAAATTTGGATTCAGGAGCATCATTGGTCATTCAAAACCTCTTCAGGAGGCCATAGCATTGGCGCAAAAAGTAGCTGTCACTGACACGACGGTGCTGCTTTTGGGCGAAACGGGTACGGGAAAAGAAGTGTTTGCCCAAGCCATTCATCAGGAAAGTCCACGGCGGGATAAGCCTTTTGTGGCGCTTAATTGCAGCGCTTTCAGCCGTGAAATTTTGGAAAGCGAACTTTTCGGCCATCGCACCGGAGCCTTTACGGGGGCGTTGAAAGATAAAAAGGGCTTGATGGAAGAAGCCCACGGCGGCACATTGTTTCTGGATGAAATCGGTGAAATGAGTCCCGACCTTCAGGCCAAACTCCTGCGGGTGTTGGAAACGAATACATTCTACAAAGTAGGCGACACTAAGCCAACCCAAGTCAATGTTCGATTTATCGCCGCCACCAATCGGGACTTACAAAAAGAAGCCGAAGGTCTACACTTTCGCCTTGATTTATACTACCGTTTATCGGTTTTTGAAATAAAACTCCCCTCCCTGCGCCAACGCCCCGAAGATATTCCGCTGCTGGCCGCCCATTTTGTTCAAATTTACGCGGCAAAAATGAACCGTTCCGTACCGAAACCATCGGCGGCATTTTTGGAAAAACTACAGCACAGTACCTGGAAAGGAAATATCCGTGAGTTGAAAAATGTCATCGAACGCGCGGTTATTTTATCCAATCACTCCGAGTTAACCGACCAGGAGCTTCCTTTTGAAATGCAATTTGGAACGGCTATTCCTGTACAAGGTGTGGCTACATTAGCCGAGATTGAAAAACAACACATTCAGCGAATGTTGCAACACACGCAAGGCAACAAAACCGAAACCGCCCGTCTTCTTGGCATTGGCCTCACGACGCTATACCGAAAGATTGAGGAATATGATTTGTAG
- the galU gene encoding UTP--glucose-1-phosphate uridylyltransferase GalU, translated as MIRKAVIPAAGLGTRFLPATKSQPKEMLPIIDTPTIQYVVQEAVDSGIEDILIITGRGKRAIEDHFDRNVELEAKLEEKHDELLWNEMRRLSDMANIHYVRQRETNGLGDAIYYAKQHVGNEPFAVLLGDTIMDSVIPVTQQLIDTYEQYQSTVIAVETVPREKVNRYGIVGGTALSDTIMQLDALIEKPSIEAAPSTLAIAGRYILSPEIFTAIEQTGKGKGGEIQLTDAFQILLRRENIYAHRIEGERHDIGNKLDFLKTTVKFALKRKEFSAPFLKFLRATLAEYEGK; from the coding sequence ATGATTCGTAAAGCCGTTATACCTGCCGCCGGTTTAGGAACCCGCTTCTTACCCGCTACCAAATCTCAACCCAAAGAAATGCTCCCCATCATCGACACGCCCACTATCCAATACGTGGTGCAGGAGGCGGTCGACTCGGGCATTGAAGACATCCTCATCATCACCGGTCGCGGTAAGCGCGCCATCGAAGACCACTTTGATCGCAACGTGGAGCTGGAAGCCAAACTCGAAGAAAAGCACGACGAGTTGCTTTGGAACGAAATGCGCCGTTTGTCTGACATGGCCAATATTCATTACGTACGTCAGCGCGAAACCAATGGGTTGGGCGACGCCATTTATTATGCCAAACAACACGTTGGCAATGAACCCTTTGCAGTCCTTCTGGGCGATACCATCATGGATTCGGTCATTCCCGTTACCCAGCAATTGATCGATACCTATGAGCAATACCAAAGCACTGTCATTGCGGTCGAAACCGTGCCGCGCGAGAAAGTAAACCGCTACGGAATTGTGGGCGGTACGGCGCTGAGCGATACCATCATGCAACTGGATGCGCTCATCGAAAAGCCTTCCATTGAGGCGGCCCCTTCTACCCTGGCCATTGCGGGGCGTTATATTCTTTCGCCTGAGATCTTTACGGCCATTGAACAAACCGGCAAAGGCAAAGGCGGAGAAATTCAACTCACCGATGCCTTCCAGATTCTGCTGCGTCGCGAAAACATCTACGCGCACCGCATCGAAGGCGAGCGCCACGACATCGGCAATAAGCTCGACTTTCTGAAAACAACCGTAAAATTTGCCCTCAAACGTAAAGAATTCTCTGCGCCGTTCCTGAAGTTTTTGAGAGCAACGCTGGCAGAATATGAAGGTAAATAA